In Frondihabitans sp. PAMC 28766, a genomic segment contains:
- the ligD gene encoding non-homologous end-joining DNA ligase, producing the protein MASDAVVLTVPGPSGDQEVRISSPSRILWPSLGVTKLDLANYLVDVGAAFVRANGDRPVSLQRFPDGVDGEQFFSKNPPRGAPDYVRAVDVTYPSKRVHPQLVIDEPAAAVWGAQMNTVVFHPWASRASAPDFPDELRIDLDPQPGTDFGDAITAALALRTVLADFGLTAFVKTSGNRGLHVFAPIEPSWEFLEVRHAVIAAARELERRMPEQVTTHWWKEERGERIFVDFNQANRDRTMAGAYSPRALAGATVSTPVSWEELPGVDPAAFTVLTVPGRLKTTGDPWEGLHSGDAAPLDSLLAQWETDVSNGLGELPFPPDFPKMPGEPPRVQPSRARKE; encoded by the coding sequence ATGGCTAGCGACGCAGTGGTTCTGACCGTTCCGGGCCCCTCCGGCGACCAAGAGGTGCGCATCTCGTCGCCCTCGCGCATCCTGTGGCCGTCCCTGGGGGTCACCAAGCTCGACCTCGCGAACTACCTCGTCGACGTCGGCGCCGCCTTCGTGCGGGCCAACGGCGATCGGCCGGTCTCGCTGCAGCGCTTCCCCGACGGCGTCGACGGCGAGCAGTTCTTCTCGAAGAACCCTCCGCGCGGGGCACCCGACTACGTCCGCGCGGTCGACGTGACCTACCCGAGCAAGCGCGTGCACCCGCAGCTCGTCATCGACGAGCCCGCCGCCGCCGTCTGGGGCGCGCAGATGAACACCGTCGTCTTCCACCCCTGGGCGTCGCGGGCGTCGGCCCCCGACTTCCCCGACGAGCTGCGCATCGACCTCGACCCGCAGCCCGGCACCGACTTCGGCGACGCCATCACCGCGGCGCTCGCCCTGCGCACCGTGCTCGCCGACTTCGGGCTGACCGCCTTCGTCAAGACCTCGGGCAACCGCGGGCTGCACGTGTTCGCGCCGATCGAGCCGTCGTGGGAGTTCCTCGAGGTGCGGCACGCGGTCATCGCAGCCGCCCGCGAGTTGGAGCGCAGGATGCCCGAGCAGGTCACCACGCACTGGTGGAAGGAGGAGCGCGGAGAGCGCATCTTCGTCGACTTCAACCAGGCCAACCGCGACCGCACCATGGCCGGTGCCTACAGCCCTCGGGCGCTCGCCGGGGCGACCGTCTCGACGCCGGTGTCGTGGGAGGAGTTGCCGGGCGTCGATCCTGCCGCGTTCACGGTGCTTACGGTCCCGGGCCGGCTGAAGACGACGGGCGACCCGTGGGAGGGCCTGCACTCGGGCGACGCCGCCCCGCTGGACTCGCTGCTCGCGCAGTGGGAGACGGACGTCTCGAACGGGTTGGGCGAGCTGCCCTTCCCGCCCGACTTCCCGAAGATGCCGGGCGAGCCGCCGCGCGTGCAGCCGAGCCGGGCCCGCAAAGAGTAG
- a CDS encoding QsdR family transcriptional regulator, giving the protein MSMQTTSAPVAWAPVATQRVPSDLARRLEAGSHTDTVRAYVLARRTFLAGERVDMNVLAAALGVDRTSLFRWLGNRDALLSEVLWSLAEPTLTRIERSTDTLGSARLTTVLGDFVATLIEAPSFQGFLKREPARALKILTTKESQVQQRYLAVVEAMLEAETAAGRMHFSLSVHDLAYLLVRISESFTYADLITGEQPSAERARAAFEYVLREP; this is encoded by the coding sequence ATGTCGATGCAGACCACGAGCGCTCCCGTCGCGTGGGCACCCGTGGCGACGCAGCGGGTGCCGAGCGATCTCGCCCGGCGTCTCGAGGCCGGCAGCCACACCGACACGGTTCGCGCGTACGTGCTGGCTCGACGCACCTTCCTGGCCGGCGAACGCGTCGACATGAACGTGCTGGCCGCCGCTCTGGGCGTCGACCGCACCTCCCTCTTCCGCTGGCTCGGCAACCGCGACGCCCTGCTCAGCGAAGTGCTGTGGTCACTCGCCGAGCCGACGCTGACCCGCATCGAGCGCTCGACCGACACCCTCGGCAGCGCCCGGCTGACCACGGTGCTCGGCGACTTCGTGGCCACTCTGATCGAGGCGCCCTCCTTTCAGGGCTTCCTCAAGCGGGAGCCGGCGCGAGCGCTCAAGATCCTGACGACCAAGGAGAGCCAGGTGCAGCAGCGCTACCTCGCCGTCGTCGAGGCGATGCTCGAGGCCGAGACGGCCGCAGGGCGCATGCACTTCTCGCTGAGCGTGCACGACCTCGCCTACCTGCTGGTGCGCATCTCGGAGTCGTTCACCTATGCCGACCTGATCACCGGCGAGCAGCCGAGCGCCGAGCGCGCCCGGGCCGCCTTCGAGTATGTGCTGAGGGAGCCATGA
- a CDS encoding thioesterase family protein has protein sequence MISESTAPNLFTLVVPTRWNDNDMYGHLNNTVYYAAMDTTINTWMIRVAGLDPLNADYSGYCVASSCEFKASAAFPDEIAVELAVSRIGTSSVTWAPRILKAQDSTLLADGTFTTVFVDRQSRRPTPIPTAIRHAIEAAFAVPTP, from the coding sequence ATGATTTCAGAGAGCACGGCGCCTAACCTCTTCACCCTCGTCGTCCCCACCCGCTGGAACGACAACGACATGTACGGCCACCTCAACAACACCGTCTACTACGCCGCGATGGACACCACCATCAACACCTGGATGATCCGCGTGGCCGGCCTCGACCCGCTGAACGCCGACTACAGCGGCTACTGCGTCGCCTCGTCGTGCGAGTTCAAGGCCTCGGCGGCCTTCCCCGACGAGATCGCCGTCGAGCTGGCCGTCTCGCGAATCGGCACGTCCAGCGTCACCTGGGCCCCCAGGATCCTGAAGGCGCAGGATTCGACGCTCCTCGCCGACGGCACCTTCACCACCGTCTTCGTCGACCGGCAGTCCCGCCGGCCGACGCCCATCCCCACCGCCATCCGGCACGCCATCGAGGCTGCCTTCGCGGTGCCGACCCCGTAG
- a CDS encoding SDR family NAD(P)-dependent oxidoreductase: MADQKTAIVTGGGRGIGAAIGKRLAADGLAVALLDLNDDDATSTAASITEAGGKAIGLKVDVADEQSVASAVAAVTEQLGAPTVLVNNAGILRDNLLFKMSVDDWDMVLGVHLRGAFLMSREVQKHMVEAKWGRIVNLSSSSALGNRGQVNYAAAKAGMQGFTKTLAIELGPFGVTANAIAPGLIQTAMTETTAARLKMPFDDFLAEASKGIPVRRVGQPDDIAAVASFFASEGAGFVSGQVLYVAGGPLD, translated from the coding sequence ATGGCTGACCAGAAGACAGCAATCGTGACCGGCGGAGGCCGCGGCATCGGAGCCGCGATCGGCAAGCGTCTCGCCGCCGACGGCCTCGCCGTCGCCCTGCTCGACCTCAACGACGACGACGCGACCTCCACCGCCGCCTCGATCACGGAGGCGGGCGGCAAGGCCATCGGCCTGAAGGTGGACGTCGCCGACGAGCAGAGTGTCGCGTCGGCCGTCGCCGCCGTCACCGAGCAGCTCGGCGCGCCCACCGTGCTGGTGAACAACGCCGGCATCCTGCGCGACAACCTGCTCTTCAAGATGAGCGTCGACGACTGGGACATGGTGCTCGGCGTGCACCTCCGCGGAGCGTTCCTCATGAGCCGCGAGGTGCAGAAGCACATGGTCGAGGCGAAGTGGGGCAGGATCGTCAACCTCTCGTCGTCGTCGGCGCTCGGCAACCGCGGCCAGGTGAACTATGCGGCGGCGAAAGCCGGCATGCAGGGCTTCACCAAGACCCTCGCGATCGAGCTCGGGCCGTTCGGAGTGACGGCGAACGCGATCGCACCCGGCCTGATCCAGACGGCGATGACGGAGACGACCGCGGCGCGGCTCAAGATGCCGTTCGACGACTTCCTGGCGGAGGCGTCGAAGGGGATCCCGGTCCGACGCGTCGGCCAGCCTGACGACATCGCGGCGGTCGCGTCGTTCTTCGCGTCGGAGGGCGCCGGGTTCGTGTCGGGCCAGGTGCTGTATGTGGCGGGAGGGCCGCTCGATTGA
- a CDS encoding patatin-like phospholipase family protein has translation MTDASTASSRRAVVLGGGGIAGIAWHLGVLAELLAQGVDLGAADLVVGTSAGSVAGTILRFGQVPLVYSLQAAAPGAVPAEDAEDENAPGITAGDADIAVLWERLQSILAGATGEQDARARLGRAAVEHSNGAESPLLATIGAQFPAAFGWPAGALGITVVEAETGEFRVLDSSSGVSLTQAVAASCSVPLVFPPVEIDGSYYVDGGVRSGTNADVASGYDSILVLACGPEDPRSPMGPQLDAAVATLRGEGSSVHVIVADDESLAAFGTNSLSDASRVPSALAGRRQGALVADAVAGFWG, from the coding sequence ATGACCGATGCCTCCACCGCTTCCTCCCGCCGCGCCGTCGTCCTCGGAGGCGGTGGTATCGCCGGCATCGCCTGGCACCTCGGGGTGCTCGCCGAGCTGCTCGCGCAGGGCGTCGACCTCGGCGCGGCCGACCTCGTCGTCGGCACGAGCGCCGGCAGTGTCGCGGGCACGATCCTCCGCTTCGGCCAGGTGCCGCTCGTCTACTCGCTGCAGGCCGCCGCCCCCGGTGCCGTCCCCGCCGAAGACGCCGAAGACGAGAACGCCCCGGGCATCACGGCGGGCGACGCCGACATCGCCGTCCTCTGGGAGCGGCTGCAGAGCATCCTCGCGGGCGCCACGGGCGAGCAGGATGCGAGGGCCCGGCTGGGCCGCGCGGCCGTCGAGCATTCGAACGGTGCCGAGTCGCCCCTCCTGGCGACGATCGGCGCGCAGTTCCCGGCCGCGTTCGGCTGGCCCGCCGGTGCCCTCGGCATCACGGTGGTCGAGGCCGAGACAGGTGAGTTCCGTGTGCTCGACTCGTCGTCGGGGGTGTCGCTCACGCAGGCCGTCGCCGCCAGCTGCTCGGTGCCGCTGGTCTTCCCGCCCGTCGAGATCGACGGCTCGTATTACGTCGACGGCGGTGTGCGCTCGGGGACGAACGCCGATGTCGCGAGCGGCTACGACAGCATCCTGGTGCTCGCCTGCGGCCCCGAAGACCCGCGGAGCCCGATGGGCCCGCAGCTCGACGCCGCCGTCGCGACGCTGCGCGGCGAAGGTTCGAGCGTGCACGTGATCGTCGCCGACGACGAGAGCCTCGCCGCCTTCGGCACCAACTCGCTCTCGGACGCGTCGCGGGTGCCCTCGGCTCTCGCCGGCCGCCGACAGGGCGCCCTGGTCGCCGACGCCGTCGCGGGGTTCTGGGGCTGA
- a CDS encoding long-chain fatty acid--CoA ligase, whose translation MTFTSTDLDGTQALLDGPGLGTLSIAAILSESATRHRDRPALHFMGQTTTYGQLWDETRAYAGALRARGVGRGDRVALIIPNVPDFCRAYYAVLSLGAIVVPIHLLFKSEEIEYVLRDSGARLAIVAAPQLGEAIPAAGRAGVPILSVLLPLGAETPVPIDRLEVEAAAATPIDRYESVNPLAAATILYTSGTTGHPKGAVGSHLAMVEQVSAELLDCTDMTVDDVVFGGLPFFHAFGQTSVMNTVFRRGASIVLLPKFDPAEALQLMVATRTTIFTAVPTMYIGLLGAASAAGYAAPKPPLRYCVSGGSALPVSVLERFQDTFGAVVQEGYGLTETSPVATVNDISDPRPGTIGKPIWGVDVEIAQQDVDDRVSFVAPGELGEIVIRGHNLMKGYLGNPEATKAVMIDGWFHTGDLGTKSDEGIVTIVDRKKDMIVRNGYNVYPSEVEDIIMRHPGVANAAVFGVPDEVHGQEVHAAVIARPGAHLDCDEIVTFVKDHLAAYKFPRQVHVLDAFPIGASGKVLKRELVAQFSEPARA comes from the coding sequence ATGACGTTCACTTCAACCGACCTGGATGGAACCCAGGCCCTGCTCGACGGGCCCGGCCTCGGCACGCTGTCGATCGCCGCGATCCTGTCGGAGAGCGCGACGCGGCACCGCGACCGGCCGGCGCTGCACTTCATGGGTCAGACCACGACCTACGGGCAGCTCTGGGACGAGACGCGCGCCTACGCCGGAGCGCTTCGCGCGCGCGGCGTCGGCCGGGGCGACCGCGTCGCGCTGATCATCCCGAACGTGCCGGACTTCTGCCGCGCCTACTACGCGGTGCTCTCGCTCGGCGCCATCGTCGTGCCGATCCACCTGCTGTTCAAGTCGGAGGAGATCGAGTACGTGCTGCGCGACTCCGGGGCTCGGCTCGCGATCGTGGCGGCGCCCCAGCTCGGCGAGGCGATCCCGGCGGCCGGGCGTGCCGGCGTCCCGATCCTGTCGGTCCTGCTGCCGTTGGGCGCGGAGACCCCTGTGCCGATCGACCGTCTCGAGGTCGAGGCCGCCGCGGCCACCCCGATCGACCGCTACGAGTCGGTGAACCCCCTCGCCGCGGCCACCATCCTGTACACCTCGGGCACCACCGGGCACCCCAAGGGCGCCGTCGGATCGCACCTCGCCATGGTCGAGCAGGTCTCGGCCGAGCTGCTCGACTGCACCGACATGACCGTCGACGACGTGGTCTTCGGCGGGCTTCCGTTCTTCCACGCGTTCGGGCAGACCTCGGTGATGAACACCGTCTTCCGCCGCGGTGCGTCGATCGTGCTGCTGCCGAAGTTCGACCCGGCGGAGGCGCTTCAGCTGATGGTTGCGACTCGCACGACTATTTTCACGGCGGTCCCGACGATGTACATCGGGCTGCTCGGCGCGGCGTCCGCCGCGGGCTATGCGGCACCCAAGCCGCCGCTCCGCTACTGCGTCTCGGGTGGCTCCGCGCTGCCCGTGTCGGTGCTCGAGCGGTTCCAGGACACCTTCGGCGCCGTCGTGCAAGAGGGCTACGGCCTCACCGAGACCAGCCCTGTCGCGACCGTGAACGACATCAGCGACCCGCGACCCGGCACGATCGGCAAGCCGATCTGGGGTGTCGACGTCGAGATCGCGCAGCAGGATGTCGACGACCGGGTTTCGTTCGTGGCACCCGGCGAGCTCGGCGAGATCGTCATCCGCGGGCACAACCTCATGAAGGGCTACCTCGGCAACCCCGAAGCGACGAAGGCCGTGATGATCGACGGCTGGTTCCACACCGGCGACCTCGGCACGAAGTCGGACGAGGGCATCGTCACGATCGTCGACCGCAAGAAGGACATGATCGTGCGCAACGGCTACAACGTCTACCCGTCCGAGGTCGAGGACATCATCATGCGGCACCCCGGCGTCGCGAACGCCGCCGTCTTCGGCGTGCCCGACGAGGTACACGGCCAGGAGGTCCACGCAGCCGTCATCGCCCGCCCCGGCGCGCACCTCGACTGCGACGAAATCGTCACCTTCGTCAAGGACCACCTCGCCGCCTACAAGTTCCCGCGCCAGGTGCACGTGCTCGACGCCTTCCCCATCGGCGCCAGCGGCAAGGTGCTGAAGCGCGAGCTCGTCGCCCAGTTCTCGGAGCCCGCGCGCGCCTAG
- a CDS encoding acetyl-CoA C-acetyltransferase, with amino-acid sequence MTEAVIVAASRTPIGRAFKGSLRDVRADDLATMIVRDVLSKVPALDPETIDDLMMGCGMPGGEQGMNIARIVAVALGYDHLPGTTVNRYCSSSLQTSRMAFHAIKAGEGSVFLSAGVESVSRSARGSADYIPGENVENPLFAPAVSRTASRAEAGSTPWRDPREDGELPDAYIAMGQTAENVASLMSVSRDEQDEFAALSQNRAEQAIADGFWAREITPVTLPDGSVMSVDDGPRAGTTVSALSGLKPVFRPDGTVTAGNACPLNDGAAALVIMSDARARELGLTPLARIVSTGVTGLSPEIMGLGPVEASRQALSRAGLTIDDIDLVEINEAFAAQVIPSARELGVSYDKLNVHGGAIAVGHPFGMTGARITGTLINGLKTRDAQFGLETMCVGGGQGMAMVIERLS; translated from the coding sequence ATGACAGAAGCAGTAATCGTCGCGGCCTCGCGCACCCCGATCGGGCGAGCGTTCAAGGGCTCCCTGCGCGACGTGCGGGCCGACGACCTGGCGACCATGATCGTGCGCGACGTGCTCTCGAAAGTGCCCGCCCTCGATCCTGAAACCATCGACGACCTGATGATGGGCTGCGGCATGCCCGGCGGCGAGCAGGGCATGAACATCGCCCGGATCGTCGCGGTGGCGCTCGGCTACGACCACCTGCCCGGCACCACCGTCAATCGGTACTGTTCGTCGAGCCTGCAGACCTCGCGGATGGCGTTCCACGCGATCAAGGCCGGCGAAGGCTCTGTCTTCCTGAGCGCCGGCGTCGAGTCGGTGTCGCGATCGGCTCGAGGCTCGGCGGACTACATCCCGGGCGAGAACGTCGAGAACCCGCTCTTCGCGCCGGCGGTGTCGCGGACGGCGTCGCGAGCCGAGGCCGGGTCGACGCCGTGGCGCGATCCGCGCGAAGACGGCGAGCTGCCCGACGCGTACATCGCGATGGGCCAGACGGCCGAGAACGTCGCGTCGCTGATGAGCGTGTCGCGCGACGAGCAGGACGAGTTCGCCGCGCTGTCGCAGAACCGAGCCGAGCAGGCGATCGCCGACGGGTTCTGGGCGAGGGAGATCACGCCGGTCACTCTGCCGGACGGCTCGGTCATGTCCGTCGACGACGGGCCTCGTGCGGGCACGACCGTTTCGGCTCTGAGTGGTTTGAAGCCGGTGTTCCGGCCAGACGGCACGGTCACCGCAGGCAATGCGTGCCCGCTCAACGACGGCGCTGCGGCGCTCGTGATCATGAGCGACGCGCGAGCGCGTGAGCTCGGGTTGACGCCGCTCGCGCGGATCGTGTCGACCGGCGTCACCGGTCTGTCTCCCGAGATCATGGGTCTCGGCCCGGTCGAGGCGTCGCGGCAGGCTCTGTCGAGGGCGGGGCTCACCATCGACGACATCGACCTCGTCGAGATCAACGAGGCGTTCGCTGCCCAGGTGATCCCGTCGGCTCGCGAGCTCGGCGTGTCGTACGACAAGCTCAACGTGCACGGCGGCGCGATCGCCGTCGGTCACCCGTTCGGCATGACCGGCGCGCGCATCACCGGAACTCTCATCAATGGCTTGAAGACGCGCGACGCCCAGTTCGGGCTCGAGACCATGTGCGTCGGCGGAGGCCAGGGCATGGCGATGGTGATCGAGCGGCTCTCGTGA
- a CDS encoding acyl-CoA dehydrogenase family protein, with protein MTLTTPTISYLSSDFYFAQDALTARENESIHELRSFLEAEVAPIADDYWERAEFPMHLIKPLADIGAYGALWEESRQFENSAKYRGWAALESGRVDASVSTFIGVTSGLAMGSIGVGGSPEQRAEWLPKLATGELVGAFGLTEPLSGSDSAGGLRTTATRHGDSWTLNGAKRWIGNATFADVIVIWARDTADNQVKGFLVTSDSPGFTATKIERKQSLRMVQNADITLTDVKVPEERRLQLVNSFKDTAKVLLLTRADVAWQAIGNSIGAYEAAVAYVKEREQFGKTLSSFQLVQDLLSRALGNISSSIALCMQTSDLLDQGRQTDAHASMAKQWATSRMRETVGWCREVMGGNGIVLDYGVARRFADAEAIYSFEGTREMNSLIVGRAITGKSAFVS; from the coding sequence ATGACACTCACCACGCCCACCATCTCGTATCTCTCGAGCGACTTCTACTTCGCTCAGGACGCCCTCACCGCCCGCGAGAACGAGTCCATCCACGAGCTGCGCTCGTTCCTCGAGGCAGAAGTCGCGCCCATCGCCGACGACTACTGGGAGCGCGCCGAATTCCCGATGCACCTCATCAAGCCGCTCGCCGACATCGGTGCCTACGGCGCTCTGTGGGAGGAGTCGCGGCAGTTCGAGAATTCGGCGAAGTATCGCGGCTGGGCCGCCCTGGAGTCGGGCCGCGTCGACGCGTCGGTCTCGACGTTCATCGGCGTCACCTCGGGCCTCGCCATGGGCTCGATCGGCGTCGGCGGCAGCCCCGAGCAGCGCGCCGAGTGGCTGCCGAAGCTCGCCACCGGCGAGCTGGTCGGCGCCTTCGGGCTGACCGAACCCCTTTCAGGATCCGACTCGGCCGGCGGCCTCCGCACGACGGCCACCCGCCACGGAGACTCTTGGACCCTCAACGGCGCGAAGCGCTGGATCGGCAACGCCACGTTCGCCGACGTCATCGTCATCTGGGCACGCGACACCGCGGACAACCAGGTCAAGGGCTTCCTCGTCACGAGCGACAGCCCCGGCTTCACAGCCACGAAGATCGAGCGCAAGCAGAGCCTCCGCATGGTGCAGAACGCCGACATCACCCTCACCGACGTGAAGGTGCCCGAAGAGCGTCGCCTGCAGCTGGTCAACTCCTTCAAGGACACCGCGAAGGTGCTGCTGCTCACTCGCGCCGACGTCGCCTGGCAGGCCATCGGCAACTCGATCGGCGCGTACGAGGCCGCCGTCGCCTACGTGAAGGAGCGCGAACAGTTCGGCAAGACGCTGTCGTCGTTCCAGCTCGTGCAAGACCTGCTCTCGCGAGCCCTCGGCAACATCTCGTCGTCGATCGCGCTGTGCATGCAGACCTCCGACCTCCTCGACCAGGGCCGCCAGACCGACGCACACGCATCGATGGCCAAGCAGTGGGCGACCTCCCGCATGCGCGAGACCGTCGGCTGGTGCCGCGAGGTCATGGGTGGCAACGGCATCGTGCTCGACTACGGAGTCGCCCGTCGGTTCGCCGACGCTGAGGCGATCTACTCGTTCGAGGGCACGCGTGAGATGAACTCGCTGATCGTCGGCCGCGCCATCACCGGCAAGAGCGCGTTCGTCTCCTAG
- a CDS encoding MaoC family dehydratase, which translates to MSVFTVASPAALVDAVGTSLGPSSWIAIDQPRVQAFADATGDQQWIHTDPARAATGPFGATIAHGYLTLSLLPLMTADLLDVQGVAAAINYGADRLRFVQPVRVGSRVRAVGEITSADAGSGGVKLGYRLTVEIDGSDKPALVVDTLTLYVPAAT; encoded by the coding sequence TTGAGTGTTTTCACGGTTGCATCTCCCGCCGCCCTCGTCGACGCCGTCGGCACATCGCTCGGCCCGTCGTCGTGGATCGCGATCGACCAGCCACGTGTTCAGGCGTTCGCCGACGCCACCGGCGACCAGCAGTGGATCCACACCGACCCCGCCAGGGCAGCCACCGGCCCGTTCGGCGCCACGATCGCCCACGGCTATCTCACCCTGTCGCTGCTGCCGCTGATGACGGCCGACCTGCTCGACGTGCAGGGTGTCGCGGCGGCGATCAACTACGGCGCCGATCGGTTGCGGTTCGTGCAGCCGGTCCGCGTCGGCAGCCGGGTGCGCGCGGTCGGCGAGATCACCTCGGCAGACGCAGGATCCGGCGGGGTCAAGCTGGGCTACCGCCTCACCGTCGAGATCGACGGCTCGGACAAGCCGGCTCTCGTCGTCGACACGTTAACGCTGTACGTGCCGGCGGCCACCTGA
- a CDS encoding zinc-binding dehydrogenase, translated as MLIRGAVLERTDAQRPFADSRPLTLSELSLDEPGPGEILVRIEAAGVCHSDLSVVDGNRVRPTPMLLGHEAAGIVEAVGSGPDPALVVGDRVVMTFLPRCGECPECQTDGRLPCRVGSAANNAGTLVGGGDRLHRDGVPVAHHLGVSGFATYAVVSATSVVRVDPDVPAEVAALLGCAVLTGGGAVLNAGRPGSGQDVLVVGLGGVGMAAVLVAKATGHRVIGVDALPSKLTLARDLGASDVYSPADAIAAGVRAPVVIEAAGHPAAFETAFALTAPGGTTVTVGLPRPDARSSIAPLTLTSEARTVVGSYLGSSVPARDIPRYVELWRQGLLPVEKLVSARVGLGDLNEAMDALASGEALRQLIVFD; from the coding sequence GTGCTGATCCGTGGAGCGGTGTTGGAGCGGACGGACGCGCAGCGGCCTTTCGCCGACTCGCGGCCGCTGACGCTGTCCGAGCTCTCGCTCGACGAGCCCGGCCCCGGCGAGATCCTGGTCCGCATCGAAGCGGCGGGGGTCTGCCACAGCGACCTCTCGGTGGTCGACGGCAACCGCGTGCGGCCGACGCCGATGCTGCTCGGGCACGAGGCCGCGGGCATAGTCGAGGCGGTCGGCTCCGGGCCCGATCCGGCGCTCGTCGTCGGCGACCGTGTCGTCATGACCTTCCTCCCCCGCTGCGGCGAGTGCCCCGAGTGCCAGACGGACGGGCGGCTGCCGTGCCGCGTCGGAAGCGCGGCGAACAACGCCGGGACGCTCGTGGGTGGCGGCGATCGCCTGCACCGCGACGGCGTGCCGGTTGCGCACCATCTGGGAGTCTCCGGATTTGCCACGTATGCAGTCGTCTCGGCCACCTCTGTCGTGCGCGTCGACCCCGACGTGCCGGCGGAGGTCGCCGCGCTGCTCGGCTGCGCGGTGCTGACCGGCGGGGGAGCAGTGCTGAACGCCGGCCGGCCCGGTTCTGGGCAGGACGTGCTCGTGGTCGGCCTCGGCGGCGTCGGCATGGCCGCGGTGCTCGTGGCGAAGGCGACCGGCCATCGGGTCATCGGCGTCGACGCGCTGCCGTCGAAGCTGACGCTCGCCCGTGATCTCGGGGCGTCCGATGTGTACTCACCGGCCGATGCCATCGCGGCAGGCGTGCGTGCGCCGGTCGTGATCGAAGCTGCTGGGCATCCTGCCGCCTTCGAGACGGCGTTCGCGCTGACCGCACCGGGCGGCACGACCGTGACGGTGGGGCTGCCGCGGCCCGACGCGCGCTCGTCGATCGCGCCCCTCACTCTGACGTCGGAGGCGCGCACCGTCGTGGGCAGCTACCTCGGCTCGTCCGTGCCCGCGCGGGACATCCCGCGCTACGTCGAGCTCTGGCGCCAGGGGCTGCTGCCGGTCGAGAAGCTCGTCTCGGCACGGGTCGGGCTCGGCGACCTGAACGAGGCGATGGACGCGCTGGCCTCGGGCGAAGCCCTCCGGCAGCTCATCGTCTTCGACTGA